The stretch of DNA AACTCCCGCCGGTAGCGCGGGCTGAGCGGAGCCTTTGGGTAGCGAAGCGAGGCCCGCGCGGGCCGCTTGGCGGCCACGGTTGTTCTTCGGCTAAGGTTTGGTTTGCCGACCTGACCTATGACCGAGGAGATCAACCATGACCAAGGACAGCCTATCAGAGACAGCGGCCTTGCGCGCGCTTTTGTCTGAGACATCTGACACCAACCTGCTTGCCGAGATGCTCGGGTTCGTCGCCGACCGTCTCATGGCGCTGGATGTCGATCGGCTCTGCGGCGCCGGGGCGCACGAACGCAGCGTCGAACGGGTGAACCGGCGCAACGGATACCGCTCCAGAGCCTGGGAGACGCGCGCCGGGACGGTCGACGTGAAGATCCCGAAGCTGCGCAAGGGCAGCTATTTTCCCGAGTTCCTTGAGCCGCGCCGGGCGGCGGAAAAGGCGATGACGGCGGTCATTCAGGAGGCCTATGTCCAAGGCCTGTCGACGCGCTCGGTGGACGACTTGGTCAAGGCGATGGGCATGACCGGGGTGTCGAAGAGCCAAGTCAGCCGCCTGTGCGGCGAGATCGACGAACGGGTTGATGCGTTCCTGACCCGTCCGCTGGAAGGCGAATGGCCCTACCTGTGGCTCGACGCCACCTACATCAAGGTGCGTCGCTCTGGCCGGATCGTCAGCGTCGCGGCCATAGTGGCTGTCGCTGTCAACCTGGACGGCCGCCGCGAAGTTCTGGGCATCGCCGTCCAGCCCAGCGAGGCGGAGGTCTTCTGGGACGAATTCCTGCGTTCTCTCGCCGATCGAGGCCTGCGCGGAACCCGTCTGATCATCGCCGACGACCACAAGGGGCTGAAGGCCGCCGCGGCCAAGGTGCTCGGTGCCACCGTTCAGCGCTGCCGCGTCCATTTCATGCGAAATGCGCTGGCCTGCGTCGGCAAGAAGGACCGCCCGATCGTCACCGCCGCGCTCAAAACCGCCTTCGACCAGGACACGCTCACGGCATCGAAAGAGCACTGGGCCAAATTGACCGACGCGTTCGAACCGCGCCATTCCAAGCTCGCCGAGCTGATGCGCCGCGCCGAGGACGACGTCTTGGCCTACAAGAGCTTCCCCAAGGAACACTGGGCGAAAATCCACAGCACGGATGAGATCGACAAGACTTTTCCGCCGGAATCCTCTATTCTTCGGCAGTGCGGTCGACCTCGGGGCGAAGCGTGGCGTGCCGGCTGGAAGCGTCACCGGGCAGCCTATTCAGTCCCTGCCGGTTTGAGGCGGCCGCACACCCTCTGCCCTTTCCTGGAGGACGCGTCCGCCACGCGGCAACGAAGTGCTCATAGCTCTTTTCCGCATGCTCGGCGATCTTGGCTTCCTGATGGCGCAGCTCCTTTACGTTGTATGCATAGCTCGAGCCGCGCCTGTTGCCTTTCTTCTGCGGCAACCCAGCCGCCAGTTCCATGGCGCGGCGCTTGTGGGCGACCAGGCTGGGCCTGGCCCAGCGGTAATCCTCGCCCTTCGTCAGCATGTGCCAGCAAAGGGTCGCAAGCTTGCGCGCCACGGCAACGGCGGCGATCTGATGACCACGACGCGCGCGGATACGGATGAAGAAGGCGCGCAACGGACCCGGCGCTTTCGCCGCGGCCCAGGCCGCCTCGACCAGCATGGCGCGGGCATGGCTGCGACCGGCCTTGCTGATCCGGCCATGGTGGGCAGGCCCCAGACCGGATTGGCGCACACGCGGGTTCAGCCCGAAATAGCTCACCAGTTTCTGCGGCGACTTGAACCGCTCGATGCTGCCGATCGCCGCCATCAGCCCCGCGGCGACCGCCAGATTGACCCCGGTGATTGTCAGGAGGCGCTGAATTTCTTCGTCGTCCAAGGAGTCCTCGGCGATGTCGCGGTCGAGTTGGGCAAGGTCTTCTCCGAGCCGGTCAAGCTCGCGGATATGACGCGCGATGGCGGCGCGTTCGTCCTCCGGCACCGGCTGGCGGGTCAGCCAGTCGCGGCCGCGCGTGTTGAAGAGATCGGCATGCGGGCATTTCGGGATCAGATGCGCGTGCAGGATGGCATGCACCTCGTTCTTGATCCGGGTCCGGTGCCGGACAACCTGATAGCGGCGCGCCACCAGTCTGCGCATCCGTTCCGTCGCCGCATCCGGGGTCCAGATTTCCGGCAGGTAGCCGGCCGCATGCAGGCTGGACAGCGTGCCGGCGTCGACCTTGTCGGTCTTCACATGGGCATGGGCGATCGCCTTGACCTGAAGCGGATTGGCAATCACCACCCGTTTCACATGGGGCGATAGAACCCGGGACACCGCCATGCAGTTTCCGGTCGCCTCGATCACCACCTCGTCCGTCTTCTTCAGTTGCCGGCCGAAGCCCTCCAGGGCCGTGCGTGTCATCTCGACCCGGCCTTCGTGCCGGGTCAGACCATTCTCCCAGATAACCACCTCCCCAAAGGTGCGGTGGATATCGATGCCGATCACGCGTCGCATGCGTGCCTCCCTTGCCAGTGACAAAAAGCGGGAGCGGCGGGCGACACGACAACTACGGATTCGCGCTCTCGGCGCAACCGGGCGAGTCGCAGAGGCGGCCAGCTACTAACTCGAGCTCTCGGCTCATGCTGTAAGAACGGCCTGCCCGCACCTTCGTGCTCCCAGTGCCTCTGTCCCGGATGCTCGCAGCATACACCCTGATCCGAGAATCGGGGCCGAACATCGGCACCAGGATCTTCATACCGGTTACCAACCCAATCGAACGCCTGAATAAGGAGATCAAGCGCCGGACCAACGTGGTCGGAATCTTTCCCAACGAGGCCGCGGTCACGCGCCTGGTTGGCGCACTGATGCTGGAGCAAAACGATGAGTGGGCGATCACGCGGCGCTACATGACACTGGAAACCGTCGCTGCCATTTGCGACACTACACCCATGGACCCGGCGACTATCGCCGCCCTGTAACTGCGGCCAAGCCAAGGCCGAGGAGCAAAGTTACACCATTTCCCGGGACACTATCGCGGATCGCGGATGGTCTAGTACTATGGACACCCTCTGTCATTTAGCCATCTATTGGTTCCCCTTTTGTTGGGCCTGACTGCTGCCGGGTGCCATGCTTCTGTCCGGGCTCGGCGTAGGAGCCGTCCCATGATACGGTCGGAACACGCAGGGTCGGTCTATCTCCGAAGCGGCATTGCGTTGCCACGGCGTCCAGCGACCTGTTCCTATCCATCGTCCCCGGCCCGCTAGGGAACCTCTCGGTATTCTAGATTTCAGGCGCGGGAGGGAAACGGGTTAAACAGGGCTTCGTCGATCCACAGGCGATGCAGGAGCACGCCGATCTTGCGCGCTCGAGCTGTTTTGGCACGCTTTGCGCCTCTGCGGCGGGCGATGCTCGCAACCCAGCTCTTGAGAGCCGAGGACGCCTTTACTCGCGTCATCATTAAATGGGCAGCCTCAAAGAGCGCGACACGTACGCCCGGATCGCCTGCCCGGCTGATCGCGCCAGGCTGATCTGTCTCCCCCGATTGATATCGCCTCGACGTGAGACCGAAGCAGGGACCGATCTTTCGCGAAAACCGAAAACCGCCCTGGCTCATCCACGGCTGCGCGGAAGGTCATGGCGATGTCTGCCGGTGTCATCTGAACCTTCCGGATACAATTGGCGAAATGGGTGCCAAACGACCGCGTTGCACGAATAGCGCTCGGGCCGCATTTGCCCCTTTCCCCGGTTCGTTATGCGACACGCTCACAGGCTGCACGACCGAGACGGGTCCTGCGGTTGAGGGCATTGACAGCGATGCGGGCTTCGGTTGTCTGGGTCTCCATGTTGCGGCTGCGCAGTTCCGGTCCGATGACCTGTTTGTAGCGCCCGATCTGGGCTTCGCCGCGCGATCTCTGACCATAACCGGTGGCCCTCTGCCATGCCATTCGGCCAGTTTCGGTTATCATGTCGAGATGGGCGTTGCGTGCCTGGCAATCTCCGGGAACGGCGTTCTTCGGCGGCGGAATGATCAACTCGACATCCGGACCAAACGCGTGCCGGATTGTCGCGGCGGTTGGCACACCATCATAAGCTCCGTCTCCGATGAAACGGCGCACCGGACCGGATGCCTCGGCAAGAAGGTCGGGCAGAGCGCCGGTGTCCCCGACATGCTGGGGTGCCAGGCAGGACGCCACAAACTCGCCGCTCTCCGGATCGAAGCCGATATGCAGTTTGCGCCATATCTTGCGGGCCTTCGGCAGCCCGTGCTTCTCCCGCACCCACTCGCGGCCACCGTGGACACGCAGCCCTGTGCTGTCCACAACCAGCGCGATCGGACCACTGGCTGTCCGGGTGTCGGGTGCGATCTGAAGCGATGGCGCACGTCGGCAAAGCGTCGAAAAATCCGGCACGGGGAGGTCCGTCTGCATGAGCCGCAGCAGACTGTGGACAAAGCCCTTCGTTTGGCGAAGCGGCAAGCCGAACACGGCGCGCAGAGTCAAGCAGGTCTCGATCGCCAGATCAGAATACCGTTGTTGACCACCGCGCTTGCCAGAGCGCACTGCGCACCACCGAGACACCGCGTCTTCGC from Leisingera thetidis encodes:
- a CDS encoding transposase, coding for MSQGGFRFSRKIGPCFGLTSRRYQSGETDQPGAISRAGDPGVRVALFEAAHLMMTRVKASSALKSWVASIARRRGAKRAKTARARKIGVLLHRLWIDEALFNPFPSRA
- a CDS encoding IS5 family transposase, with the translated sequence MPFKFNASRRGKFAKAKYRVTNWAEYNEVLRQRGDVTVWFSEDAVSRWCAVRSGKRGGQQRYSDLAIETCLTLRAVFGLPLRQTKGFVHSLLRLMQTDLPVPDFSTLCRRAPSLQIAPDTRTASGPIALVVDSTGLRVHGGREWVREKHGLPKARKIWRKLHIGFDPESGEFVASCLAPQHVGDTGALPDLLAEASGPVRRFIGDGAYDGVPTAATIRHAFGPDVELIIPPPKNAVPGDCQARNAHLDMITETGRMAWQRATGYGQRSRGEAQIGRYKQVIGPELRSRNMETQTTEARIAVNALNRRTRLGRAACERVA